TTATTTTGCTATGATTTTGCTGCAATGATTCTTGCTAAGTTATAAGTAAAATGACAACAATGCACTGGTAAATCAATAAATCATATCCATTCATGACATATACATAGATCCACTAGCTGGATCCTAATTTCCCAGAAATGAGACAATATTTCTTATGTCATAGTGTCATACTCATGATTTTCATGACATATACATAGATCCAAGCATACAGTAGTGCTGCCGGCATAGTGTCATACTCATGATTTTCATGTCATAGTGCTGCCGGCATGGGAGGGGAGAGGAGCATGGGAGGGAAGGGAGCTCACCTTGGGGACTTGGGGTGGCTGGCGGGGAGGGGTTCCAGTCGAGGACGagcaggacggcggcggcgagtcGGGGACGAGCTTGGACGAGCAGgggaggagcagaggaggagcaggaccggcgggaggagcaggggaggagcagagcagaggaggagCAAGACCGGCGGGAGGAGCAGGACCGGCgggaggagcaggggaggagcagaggaggagcaggggaggagcaGGACCGGTGGGGAGGAGGTCATCCGGCGTGATGGACCTCGCCCGACGGGAGGATCAGGACCGGCGGGGAGCAAgggaggagcagaggaggagCGAATGGCGCCGCGCTCCATTAGCCTCCCGCGCCTGGGTCTCATGGCCACGCGCGGGCCTGGCCGCGCGGGAATTCCTCCCGCGCTCCGATTTGGCGCCAAATCGGAGCCGCCCTCGAGCTCGCGCGCCTACGCGCCGCGTCCGCGCTCGCCTAGCGCGCCTCCGCGTCGCCTAGCGCCGCCTCCTCGCCGCCTAGCACCGACTAGCTCCGCGACGCGCGACTAAGCCTCTAGTCGCGGCGACGGGCTTCGCCCAGCGACTAGGCGCGCGTAGTCGCCGCCTAGCCGAACTTTGCTCCCAGTGTCGGGCCGGGGCCAGGGTTCGGAGGTTTTCTCGGCCTATGTGAGAAGGCCTTCTTCTTACGTATAATGCCCAGGGGGCGGCTTGCCCCTCCCAAGTTGAGTTTTTTTTAATAGCTTAGTGACAGAAATCATCTCATTGTTTATTGAGAGAATAGATTAGAATTGCATCATCCACATTGATTATGATATAGTGATATATTGTAAGGGAAGCACACAACAACTGTTTTTAGTTCTTTAAAGTTCGACATCTCTGCATATCCGTGAACTGCCACATAAAGAAAAAGGTCAACAGCTTCCACAAATTACAGGAAGGCACCTTTTATTGCCATAAAACATAACTTACATCCAGGGTAATTGGACAGACAAGTATGCATTGCATACAGCCAAACCAAACTTTTTATTGCCATAAAACATAACTTACATCCAGGGTAATTGGACAGACAGGTATGCATTGCATACAACCAAACCAAACAGCAGGTCCATTCCTACATCCAGAAGGCTACAGGAGAAAACGACGAAAGATGCTTTGACACTAGATAGGAGTATGTGGTGCGGCCAATGGTTTGCAGCTCTCCCTTGTGACTGTACTTGAGGCCGAACATGGTGATATGGAGCATGCAACCATCACAGTCACCAAAGGCGTCCTCATACTCCAGTTCCTCACGCACCACACACTCCACAATGCAAAATCTGGAACCACCCATGTACGTCAGAGTAGGCCCACGAGCCATGTCTTTTCTCCACAGCTTGTCCTTGACCATCTTCCAGTCCGGCTGCATGGAACTTGTGCTGCTGTGGGAGATGACTTGGCAGTAGCAAATGCCACCATCCTTGTGAAGCCCAACCCATGCATCCAGCTCACTGTCAAAGAAGCCTTCATGTCTGAAAGGCAACGCCCATTCCCCATGGTACCTCCACTCGCAGTACCTGGTGTCAAAGGAGAAGGTCCGGTCACCTATATGCGTTCTGTGGGCAGACATAAAGATGGTGTGTCCATCCGGGTGAAGAGCGTAGGAGACAATCACTTCATCCGTCTTGAATGGTGGTGGGAAAGGCACGCTTTGCCATGACCAATCCAAAGTTGGGGTTGATAGACGCAGACCCTGCTTGGCGCCGGCCGTGGACATCACCTCAAAGGAGTGCTGCCTTTCGGCAAAGAAGTATGCGAATGCATACAGCGTATCGGCGGCAGACACAAAGTTGTTAACGCCACCAAGTAACGGATCCGGGAGGCAAGGGCTGGTGGCCAGCGCCGCCGTCTCCGTGTCGTAGACGAGGGTCCCGCGGTGCCGGTTGCTCACAGTGACGATGTTGCTTCCAAGGGCGGCAAAGCTCATGGGACAACAAGGCACAGGTGCCACCAGCCGGGGGACGGGGGGCTCCCAGAGGTGAGGGTCGGCAGCGTCGATCTTATGGATCGAGAAGCCCTTGGCCCAATCATCCAGCACCAGATAGAGATGCTTTTGCTTCTGCAACCTCTTGCCGGTCCCCTGTCCCTGCTCCTGCCGCCGCTTGGACATCCCCCCTCCGACAATTTTGTGCTCCTCCACCGAGTTAACCAGATTCAGAGGTCCCGTTCCGTTCCTTACTGGTAAAGATTCGATTTTTCGTTGCAATCGAGATGTCTAAAAGGGCCAAATCTGCCAATACATCGAGAGCAGCTTAGGATGCCTTTACTTATGGAGGCTCAGCAATGCTTGCGCCAGGTAGGGCTCCTCCCCTCTACCTAGATGTAATCGAATTCGGAAATTAAACCGTCCAAGTTGGGGTCACGTACCTCCGCCGAATCCGAGCGTTCTAGCGGCCTGGAGCAGAGTTGTCGCACGCCGTCGTCAACTTGCCCTCCCTCCCCGCGTGCGCGATGGCGCGGTGCGTGGGTGCGAAACCCTGAAGATCTTGTTTCCTTAAGAAGGCCAATGCCTTATTTGGGCCTTTCCAGTTGTAGCCCATCACTGCACACCCTAAATGGACCCGAATAAGCCCAATAAACAAAGGAAACCGACCAACCCCGCAACGGCATTTCCCTTCCCTCTTCTTCTTCCCGCCTCCCTCTCTCCTCGACGCTCCCCTCCGCAACTGCTCGAAGTTTCCAATCGCGCGCGCCGTGCACGGAACCCTAGGCGGCTAGGCCCTAACCGCCCCATCGCCGTCGCAAAGGAAATGGGGGCACCTCAGGCCGCCCTGGCCTCCACCTCCGCCGCGCCCCCGGCGCAGCGGCGCCGTTCCACTCGTCTGATCGATCCCCCGCGTCGGGACGACGATCAGGATCAGCCCCCGTGTTCCGAGACCGCCTCGACGTCATCGCAGCCCCAACGCCCCTCCACAAGCCTGGTCAGGATCCGGCGGCGGGTCTCTCAACCGTTCCCACCCTCGCGCGCGTCTACGCCACCGCCAGCGGCCGAGGCGGATGCGCCTTCTTCATCCGGCGCGGTAACTCCCCGCCGCTCGGTCCGAGTCCAACTCCGTGTCCGCGGCCTCCCCTCGGCGTCGTCTTCCTCCACTCCAAGGAGGCGTCGCAGGTCCCCTACGGCTCCCCCCGCCCACGTCGATTGGCGCGAAAGCGGAGGATTGGGGTAAGGAGAAGGCGGCGTCCGGTGCCCCCGAGGAGGAGTGCGTCCTTCCTTTTCTCCGGAAAGGCGCCCCAGGAAGGTGCGTACATGGCTGAACGAGTCTCTCTATTCCGTATTTGCCTTTCTATATTGTTTGTATGCAAGGTGAATTTTGGCCTCTTATGGTGTTGTTGCGTCCGAATTGGCCCTGAAACAAACGCTCTATTCGACTCCTTACTGGTCTGTTTCTTTGATTTGGTCACGGAATCCTGTATTTTGGTTTCGGGTAAACTGGGGTGTTGAACACACTTGAACTGTTGATATTATCAGTTTTGCTCGCCCAATTCTACATTCAAGCGTTGGGACTGGACGTTTTTCTTGACTTGTACTCACAATATATTCGCGCTTGATACTATCTTGCTAAGATATGAAATGAAAATGTGACACCTGATTTCGTCCATACTTGTACTATGCAATCGCTAGTTTCCCCATTTCACCATTTCCAGGATCGTATTTCTTGTTCTCTGTTTAGGTTTTACACGTCCTAGAATGTATAGTAGTGCTAAAATATATGAAACACTTCATGGAACGCAACTATTCAGTAATATACCTCCATTTCACTTTGGATCTATGCGATCCTTTTGAATTCAGAGAATGCTGCTTCTTCTGTTCTGTTCTTTCATGGTAGATCAAAAACTAGACTGTTCTTGATGAAACTAGGTCCTGGCAAACATTTTGTACCATACAGTATAATGGGTGTTGCCGTGCAATGGGTGTGCATTTGCAGCTACATACTAGTTGATTTCATCTAAGCATCTACACTTCTGTACTGAACTGTTTTGACAAGGATAAACCAAAAATTATTGCGGGTGCATTATATACATTAGATTTCTTAATGTTTCAGGAATCAAGAGTTTTGGAtctcaatgatgttgaattttGAGCAATTGTAGCATTACTGTACAGTACTGATTAATTTGGGTTATCCATAAAGCATCATGTTTTCTTTTCGTGACAGATCGACCAACATTTACTGAAATTGTTCTTGTTCCTGGCACCAATGTAGAGATGGTTGGCTTGTGATATAGACAATTACCAACATGGTTCATCCAGGAATTTGACAATTGCATTATTAGGTGTTTGTCTATCTATATAGAAAGGGATGAACAATGGGGATGATGGTCTGATGGAAGGAAAATTTGTATCCAGTATGTAAAATGTAAAAGGTCAGAGGACTCTGGACAAAGGGCATCGAGTGCCATTATAGACTTATATTGTACCATTTTTATAAGTTCCACAATAGGGGAAGAAAATCCATGAATTCGGATAATGAAGATATAGTGGACTTGGAGAATTAACAAAATGGTCCGACAGTATTAATTCAGCAGAGTAAGGACTAAATCTCCATAGGAGCACCACCGCATGACAATAGGAATTGGGAGTAGAATCCACCCTTTTAGCACAACTGTACTAAGGCAGCCAATTGCATTTCCTTGTAAGCTCGTTTGATTAAGATTGAGGGGACCACTATCGATGAAAGGATAAGGGAAAACACAAAGACAGTGGTAGAATTCAAGTGTTTCCCACAGGAGGAGAGCAGAGAATTTTATTAGAAATAAGATACATGGAATTTTTGGTTAACTTTTGTATATTCAGAGTACACCCAGTCACCCACATAGAATGAGAAATTAATGTGGTTTCTACGCAGGTATGAGTGTTGGTCTATAGACTATAGACAACCTGAATAAACTGGGTTGCATTGAACATGGCAGATTTTTCTTGGTTTTCCTAAGGATATATACAACTTTGGAATGTTCTCTGGGCGATAATGATATGAAAGTTTGCTGAGTGTCTGATTATCCAAATGCGATAGAATTGGCAGGAGACCATCAGATAGCATTAGTGGTAATAATGGAAGAGTGATAGAAAGAAGGTTGGTCAATGAATGATGAAAAGATGTCAAGAGTAATAAACTTGAAAGGCTTCTGGAGAAAAAATGTCTTCACAATTCATACAGTACTGCTCTGGTGCCCTATGTATCAGATCTAATCTTGATTGGTAGAAACCGTGCTGTGATGTTCTACTCATTTACTGTAAAAATAATCTAAAAGTCTTTCCGATTTAGGTTGAGTGCCTGATTTGCTCAAAGAGTATTCTGCCTGATGAAAAGATGCAATGTTCAGTTAATCACTGTGATGTAACTTTGCACAAGGCTTGTTCAGAAGAAACTGATGGATGCTGCCCTCGGCACGTGAGTTGTCTGAAACCAAGCTTTAGGTCTAATATTTCCTTTCATTTCATTCATAGCCTTTCAGTTTCACTTTTTTTAGTTTTAATGAGTGTAGTCAGGATATATAACTGAGTTGTGCTTTCTTCTGGTCAAACAGCAACATGTTTTGTTGACCTTATGCTGACTTTGAAAGTAGTAGTGTTGGTAGGTGCTGTGATGGAAGACACTTGCTACAGTTATCTTTCCTTTTTAAAATTCAGTATGTGCAACCTCTCATAGACCGTATTGGGCAAAGGTTACCCAAATGGAAAGGAAGATGGCTTAACAGAGCGGGATGCCTCACTCTAGTAACCTCTGTCCTCTCCTCCATGCCAACCTACCACCTGACAGTGTTTCCTCTGGCTGCATGGGCTAAGAAAAAGATCGACAAAATCAGGAGATCGTTCTTGTGGAAGGGGGAGGAGAATGCCAATGGCGGACACTGCCTAGTTAACTGGCAAACAGTTACCAGACCAAAAGACCTCGGTGGTTTAGGCGTCCCTGACATCGATAGATTTGGGAGAGCCCTCCGGTTGTGATGGCTTTGGCAAGAATGGGTGGACGATTCCAAGAGCGGCTCAGAGCTTCCatgttctgatgatgatcgtctcctcttcaactcctcaatcatTATAACTTTGGGGGACGGTGCAAAAACTAAGTTTTGGCACCACAATTGGCTTGATGGACAAGCTCCTAAGTACCTAGCCCCGAACTTGTTTCGCCTAGTTTCAAGGAGAAACCGAACGGTGCAACAAGAGCTCCAGAACAACAATTGGATGCACAAGCTAGGAAGGAAAATCACCTCGGCTGTTCACATAGAGGAGTTTGTGTCCCTTTGGATACGAATACACGATGTGCACCTACAACATGGCGTCCAGGACAACATCATCTGGCGATGGACCAAGGATGGGAATTACTCCACCCGCTCGGCCTACAGAATTCAATTCAAAGGCTCACTCGTCCACTTCCGTGCGGATTTGATTTGGAAAGCGCACGTGGAGAATAGATGCAAGATCTTCGCCTGGATCTTAGTGCAAGATAAAATTCTAACGGCGCAAAACCTACAAAGGAGAGGGTGGCCACACCAACAACAGTGTGTGCTGTGCAACAGTCCATTAGAGACCACCCTCCACCTATGCCTATGTTGCCCTTTTGCAAAGGCGGTTTGGGATCAAATCCTCTCGTGGGAAAACTTCACTCAACTTCAGCAGCAACCACAGGTAGACCCCACCCATATCAGGTCATGGTGGGAAGAGGCGGTGAGGAAAGTGCCAAGATCTGAGCGTAGGCGGCTTAACGGGGTAGTAATCTACACCTTTTGGAATATTTGGAAAGAGAGATAGAAGAATCTTCGACAACAAGATAGAAACGGTGCCGCAGGTAGCCGCAAGGATAAAGGAAGACATAGAGCAAAGGAAGAGAGCACTCGCTTATGTTTAGctgttccccccccccccccccccccctttgggCCGCGCATGTCCCTTCTTTACATGCTTGTGGGGATTTGAAACTCTAATCTCGAGTGTCCTTGCTTGTACATAAACTCTCTTTtcctatcttaattgaaaggcagagctcctgccattgcgttcaaaaaaaaattcagtgGTCTTGTCCTAAAAAGATACTGTAAGGCAAACTACATTTCTGTTTTTACAGAAAATTGGCAGAGGCCATTTTTTAGGTCAGCAATACCATGACATACTAGGGATTCCTATTTTTTCCTCGAACAGGCAGGTTtcgattgattttttttttttttgttcttataTAAGTGCTAGATAATTTTTCATGTAACTAACAATGGTTTATCTTCTACTTTTTAACTGCATAGATTTGTTTTTGCTGCAAAAGGAGGACATCTAGACACCGCATACAACACACAATGCCTGTTTGTACTGAATGTTTACTAAAGAACAGGATGATTGATTCTGAAGATCTTTCAAGGAAATGATTTGTTGGAGTATTTGGCCATCAACAAGTGAGGTTGATGCCATGCTGCATCCACGTTATTTTCTGCTTTGTTTTCAGTTACTCATtactcatatatatacatatgttgtTAGCATCGTCAATGCCTGTGAAATGAAAAATATAAGATTGAATGGTCCACAAGGAAATTATTGAGACCTTTAGTCATTATTATTATCAGCTCAGCTATTGCGTTAAAAGAAATTATCAGTTAAGTTAATCCTATATGATGTATGAGAACTACATCTTAGCTCTGTGCAATACCAATAAGATTTGTCAACCAGAAACCTATTAACCCTATCTGGCAGCTGAACCATAACCCCTCAAGAGAAGATACGTGTTACTACAGTAGCAGAACATGGGTTAGACAATTTCGCACTTTGCTTAATATTTTATTATTAGAGAGTTCACAATCATAAAAGCACTTGTATTAAAATATTCGAGCCAAAGGGTGCCTAGCTCTAACGGTTAGttgacccagcggcactcctcaggtcctgggttcgactcctcgtgggagcgaatttcaagctgaggttaaaaaaatcccctcgtccttccccataaccaaagcactggggggggggggggggggggggggggggccaccggcccaattctcacttgggcgacggaaaaccaccgtgtaagggtgggggcgggggttcgggggttttctcggccgggtgagaaggtccttcttcttatttgtaATGTTGAGGGGCAGTCTTAACCCCCCAGTCGagtttttttattaaaatattcgATGATGAAAGTTATTGGCTGTTGACATGATATGTCTTTAAACCCGTCCATGTAGTTTATGTAGGTACTTGTACTAGCAAAACCATCAAATAGATCGGAACTTTCAAACCTGATAGCTCATATCACCACCACCCATCGTCTAACCAAGTCATTTTCCCTTTTTTTAtatttcgggggggggggggggggggggggtgtggaaATCCTATTTTCATCAATAGGAACAATAGGAAGGAGAGTTGCCTATCATTCCATTAAGGAGAAGACAAAAATAAATTAGAACACACCCACCATCATTGTCACACACGCACACGCAAACCGGAAATAAATGCACCTTCTACATTAAACCACAACTTAACCCAATAAAACCATCGGTTTATTTAATTGAAAGGCAAAAAACACCAGTTTATTATCCATTAGCAACCTCTAGGTGGGCAAGACCTCTAGTGCCTGCAAGGCTCCAGAGGCGTGCCTCTTCAATTCCTTCCATGCATCTCAGGCACTCTGAATGGCTAAGACAGTTGCATACCTACATTTATAAGTGTTTTGCATCATACTAGCACTTTAAAAGTACTCAATATATTGGAACCTTCTTTGTGTATTATCAAGGTTGAATGCGTGTTTGTTAGACCTTTCTTTTGCAGTAAGCTTTGACACTATTATTTTGTTGGTAATTTTGCTGATGTTATGATATATGCTTCTTACAGGATGCTGGCCCTACAGATGACATAAAGGTGATCGATATCTAGTATCATTTGTTACATTGTTATTGAACATATTAGAACCTTTCCAGTTTTTCCAAGTTATAATAATAACTTCTTTGCAAGTTTGTCGCTCAGATGAGGTTGGATTGATGCACAGTCAATCAGTCATTGTGTTAGATTCTTCTGTTTTTGTTTTCTCTTCACTGTCAATGTAATTCTTATAAGAAAACTTCAAGAATGAATTTACTATGGACATTGCAGTTGTCTCTTGGCCTTTTAATATTGTCTCTTTTCACGTTTTGCAGGTCATGATTTATTTTAAATTGTTTGATTTGACTTACTGAAATTGATCAATGTACAGGAAGCCTTCCGGCGCTTACCTCTCCCTTACACTGACCAAGAGTTCAGTATTGACCCTATTAATAACAGGATCTGGAAACTGAAAGCGAACCACCTCCATATGTACATATTAAGCACAGTATCCTTTGTTAGCTGTAAATTTAATATTTGCGACTATATATGTATCTCATGTTTGTTAATTATAAGTTGTAACCACAGCAATTGCCATTTCCTTAATGAACGAAGATGCAATTGACGTTTCCTTAATGAACTAAGATGTTTATGTTGTCAAGAAGAAAGTGACGGTGATGCAATTGAAGGTGGATGCATCAGCTGTGACCACGACTCAACCTGTGAAAGTAGTTGTTCCTGCAGGTATTTCTTGTGCTCACTACTCGTCCCATTTCTTGTGCTCAAGATTGTTGGTTATTTTCCATTTTTTTTATCTGTAGTGTCAAGTTTTTATAGTCTAAATAAATCTGTTTCGTAAATAAAACACATATCATTAGGGCATGAATGGATTTCTACACTCCAATCGCTGCACTTCTTGTGCCTGCTGAGTATTTGTAATTTGTAGTCTACAGACTGTTGTGTTATCTTGTACGTGTTCATTGGATATAAATGCAGATATAATATTTTCTATGATATGCTGAATTTTTATACAGAAATTTAAGACTGTTATTGCAGATCTTCAATGTCCAGCTGCTCTTTGTATTGTCCTTGCTCAGTTAAGTGCTCCAACAAACCATTTCGcagagagaaaaagatagagatcATTAAGGTAAGGCCTTGGTGTTCTCAAAGGGCTTGGCTTAGTGATATTCGTAGAGTACAAGTACAGTGTAAGTACTCTACGAATATCACTAAGCCAAGCCCTTTGAGAACAAGTGTCTTCCTTCTCTATCGATGAAATGAGCACTGTCTCGTGCTTGTTCATTCAAAGAAAAGTAACACAAGTGTCCCTTTATTTAACTATGTTCTTGCTTAACACGAGAGTCAGTTCTCCAACAATAAAAGATCATTTTTACTGTTTTCCTtatttagcccagttttttttttgtttggcacATCTAATTATTTGGACTACCAAGTAACTACCTGATGGTCTAATTCTGTAGACACAGCAATGTGGATGGGGCGCTATTGCGCTGGAAACCATTGGGAAAGATGATTTTGTGATAGAGTTTGTTGGAGAAGGTACAAGGGCTCTTCAGAGTTTTTTCTTTTGTTAAATATATGATGCAGTTTATTCAGTGCTCTACTTATTTGCTGTTCCATTTGCTCGCATGGACTTAACAGTAGCACTATTTATGTGAAATTTTCTTTCACATGAGACATGTCAATTTGAATATATGGGAAGTGTAGGTGGTTGTTCAAACTGAATACTGATTTTTCTTAAGAGGAGTACATTGTAAATTACACCAAAAAAATTGGGTTCATTATTTTAGTTAACCACCAACCAGACGTTCAGCTTTGCCTTAAGCTGTGGTTACGGAAGCTAGTATATGTAGTATCCAATGAATTCCTTCCCTGATGTGGTTTTTTGCATATTGTGACTATCTTTCAAACTTATGAATGGCTCTTCAGGATAAAATGTATTGAGGTTCCTTCCAGAGTACCAAAACTGTCTCACATACCTAGTTTTTTTTCTGCAGCTCTTGCAATTTGTTTGCTATTTTCTCCTGACTCCTGGGATTTTTTATGATACAATGCTGATTATTGAAATATTTTCTTTAATGTTGTACTCCATgccttccaaattataaatcattttggcttttctgggTACACAGTTCGCTATgtctacaatttggaatggaggtagTAAAACATTGAAAATTTTCTCATTTCCTAAGCATGATGCTATTAGAATGAAGAGCTTTTCATATGTTAGAACTTAGAATTAAAAGCTAGGTCTTATCTTATCCACAAATTCATAATTGAAGTGGTATGCTTTAACAAGCTGGTTTATATGAAAAATAATTGTATTAATGACAAGGCTAGATTTGTGCTGAAATCATATTTCCTTTTAATTTTAAATTGCACGTTTATTCTAAAGCGCACACCATTTTTCATATTTTACCTTTAACATCGCCCTTCAGTTATAGATGATGCAATGTGTGAAGATAGGCTTCTGGATATGAGACAGCGCAGAGATCAGAATTTCTACATGTGTAAAGTCGGCAAGGACTTTGTAATTGATGCAACTTTCAAAGGAAATGCTTGTCGCTTTTTTAACCACAGTTGCCAACCTAACTGTCGGCTGGAGAAATGGTAAGAACGTACTTTCCCATTTTAATATGCTATGGTGGCTTTGTGTTATACTGATTCAATAATTTGTTCAATTCTTTTTTAGTTAAATTGGTAGGAAGTACTATCTTTTTCTTTAAAATGTACAGCTTGATTCAAGTTTTTTTTGTTCCTGCCAGGCAAGTTGACGGCAAGACAAGATTAGGCGTGTTTGCTTNNNNNNNNNNNNNNNNNNNNNNNNNNNNNNNNNNNNNNNNNNNNNNNNNNNNNNNNNNNNNNNNNNNNNNNNNNNNNNNNNNNNNNNNNNNNNNNNNNNNTCGCTTTCGGTCGTTCGTTTTTTCGTTtgcggttttttttttttttctttcgtcttttttctctttctctttctttcttctttagtGTTCTCgttagttatttagttatttagtttttaggtttgaggttgtgtgttgtagtatgAAGTTtttgtcaaatgcttatattcctagtgaagttgtttaatatgtctgttaatgttactttgaatatatacatgtgcttttatattatgttcgtattgcataacaagtagtttaaattttacaatgctatataatattaatttgaattttggtaatttgaatactctaaccctttgtttatcaatttgtaataggacggcccctcccacgcagcacccgttgtaccccattcttgagatggagtacgacgaccagcactgagcacacatcttgagtgacaacgatgcagaggtggccttgcctcctttgaggccccgcacgcacaccagagcGCACCAGTGGGgcgagcgttacgcgccgtacatacggcgtgccggtttCCTCGAGCTtatccgtgttgtcaactacggtctttcgccccttgacccagcactacttactgcagctatagacaggtgcgagtgctttatttgtacgtaaacattcttgtaacaaatttgagacAACTAAccgtcgttctattcttataataggtggaggcctgagacccacacgttccacctaccttgtggcgagatgaccttgaccatgcaggacgtcaAGGCTAtatttggccttcggttggggggacttccagtgacagggatagttgacaacgatcactggaggaagTTGGTgactcagtttactggctttcttccaccagacgacgaggcttctaagaaaaataagtgagaaattcaaagctatttaatacttgcattactttcctgcagccatcgggtctcattttctttggtcaatttcaggaaaagtgtggtagaaccgcctaatttaatgcctcacaggagtgcttgtcttccattagatactaagcactcgagggagaacactaaattactcggttccatcgggcacaccccaagggagaacccaaaaatctacatttttgccatcaggatcacaaatgagagaataaaacttacatcattcgtaaccatttcttacatcacttttaatacaatatcagagtataatatttattaacatAACAGCGGAATAAAATCATGTTATcaaagttataaacaatttaattgaacagcggaatagaaacatgcgAACatagttgcagcggaaataaacatctattaatgtcatgatgaagtattgatatatagactatgacaacagattatgaaactttcatttataaaagtatttggtgagagttataaataacaactacgatcacagcataaagaaaatcctctctgagtccaccaggaggaatccacacacaaaggttagCTCAAGCCTCCatctgttacctgcaacagggggaataaaaccttgagtactcatttgtactcagcaagacttatccaacaggaggaaagaaaaagactccaaggatatgcaaggctatctggcttgtgggtggcatttgcaggaagcattactaagcgtgcgtccttatattcgatttttattaatagccgc
This DNA window, taken from Miscanthus floridulus cultivar M001 chromosome 13, ASM1932011v1, whole genome shotgun sequence, encodes the following:
- the LOC136502312 gene encoding uncharacterized protein, whose translation is MSKRRQEQGQGTGKRLQKQKHLYLVLDDWAKGFSIHKIDAADPHLWEPPVPRLVAPVPCCPMSFAALGSNIVTVSNRHRGTLVYDTETAALATSPCLPDPLLGGVNNFVSAADTLYAFAYFFAERQHSFEVMSTAGAKQGLRLSTPTLDWSWQSVPFPPPFKTDEVIVSYALHPDGHTIFMSAHRTHIGDRTFSFDTRYCEWRYHGEWALPFRHEGFFDSELDAWVGLHKDGGICYCQVISHSSTSSMQPDWKMVKDKLWRKDMARGPTLTYMGGSRFCIVECVVREELEYEDAFGDCDGCMLHITMFGLKYSHKGELQTIGRTTYSYLVSKHLSSFSPVAFWM